One Phoenix dactylifera cultivar Barhee BC4 chromosome 14, palm_55x_up_171113_PBpolish2nd_filt_p, whole genome shotgun sequence DNA window includes the following coding sequences:
- the LOC103718335 gene encoding 6-phosphogluconate dehydrogenase, decarboxylating 1, chloroplastic-like isoform X3 codes for MEAAALSRIGLAGLAVMGQNLALNIADKGFPISVYNRTASKVDETVGRAAVEGGLPLSGHHSPRDFVLSIARPRSVIILVKAGAPVDQTIASLSQFMDPGDSIIDGGNEWYENTERRLREAAARGLLYLGMGVSGGEDGARHGPSLMPGGHLQAYHNVQDVLARVAAQVDDGPCVTFVGEGGAGNFVKMVHNGIEYGDMQLISEAYDVLRTVGGLSNRELAEIFAEWNSGELESFLIEITADIFRVPDEHGEGELVDKILDKTGMKGTGKWTVQQAAELSVAAPTIASSLDSRYLSGLKEEREAAARVLDEAGIGGEVSGPLLGRTIDKKRLIDDVRQALYASKICSYAQGMNLLRAKSEEKGWNLNLGELARIWKGGCIIRARFLDRIKKAYERNRRLANLIVDPEFAREMVQRQGAWRRVVGLAIEAGISTPGMCSSLAYFDTYRRARLPANLVQAQRDYFGAHTYERVDRPGSFHTEWSKIARQSNAGAGGL; via the exons ATGGAGGCGGCTGCGCTGTCGCGCATCGGGCTCGCCGGACTGGCGGTTATGGGCCAAAATCTAGCCCTCAACATCGCCGACAAGGGTTTCCCGATCTCCGTCTACAACCGCACCGCTTCCAAGGTCGACGAGACCGTCGGCCGCGCGGCGGTTGAGGGCGGCCTCCCCCTTTCCGGCCACCACTCCCCCCGCGATTTCGTCCTCTCCATCGCTCGCCCCCGCTCCGTTATCATCCTCGTCAAGGCCGGCGCCCCCGTCGACCAGACCATCGCCTCCCTCTCCCAGTTCATGGACCCCGGTGACTCCATCATCGACGGAGGCAACGAGTGGTACGAGAACACGGAGCGCCGCCTCCGCGAGGCCGCCGCCCGCGGCCTCCTCTACCTCGGCATGGGCGTCTCTGGCGGGGAGGACGGCGCCCGCCACGGCCCCTCCCTCATGCCCGGCGGCCACCTCCAGGCCTACCACAACGTCCAGGACGTCCTCGCCCGCGTTGCCGCCCAGGTCGACGACGGCCCCTGCGTCACCTTCGTCGGCGAGGGTGGCGCCGGCAACTTCGTCAAGATGGTCCACAACGGCATCGAGTACGGCGACATGCAGCTCATCTCCGAGGCCTACGACGTCCTCCGCACTGTCGGCGGCCTCTCCAACCGCGAGCTCGCCGAGATCTTCGCCGAATGGAACAGCGGTGAGCTCGAGAGCTTCCTCATCGAGATTACCGCCGACATCTTCAGGGTCCCCGACGAGCACGGCGAGGGCGAGCTGGTGGACAAGATCCTTGACAAGACCGGGATGAAGGGGACTGGGAAGTGGACGGTCCAGCAGGCGGCGGAGCTTTCGGTCGCGGCCCCCACAATCGCCTCCTCCCTCGACTCCCGATACCTCAGTGGGctcaaggaggagagggaggccgcTGCGAGAGTTCTTGACGAGGCCGGGATCGGCGGCGAGGTCTCGGGGCCGTTGTTGGGACGAACGATCGACAAGAAGCGTCTGATAGACGATGTCCGGCAGGCTCTGTATGCCTCCAAGATCTGTAGCTATGCCCAAGGGATGAACTTGCTCCGGGCCAAGAGCGAGGAGAAGGGGTGGAACCTCAATCTCGGGGAGCTGGCGAGGATCTGGAAGGGGGGTTGCATCATAAGGGCGAGGTTTTTGGACAGGATCAAAAAGGCGTACGAGAGGAACCGGAGGCTTGCGAACCTAATTGTGGACCCAGAGTTCGCGAGGGAGATGGTGCAGCGACAGGGTGCTTGGAGGAGGGTCGTGGGGCTGGCAATTGAGGCTGGAATCAGCACGCCGGGGATGTGCTCCAGTTTGGCATACTTTGACACATATCGCCGCGCTCGGCTGCCTGCAAACTTGGTGCAGGCGCAGAGAGACTACTTTGGGGCGCACACCTATGAACGTGTCGACCGCCCTGGGTCGTTCCACACTGAGTGGTCCAAGATTGCTAGGCAGAGCAATGCCGGTGCAG GTGGATTGTAA
- the LOC103718335 gene encoding 6-phosphogluconate dehydrogenase, decarboxylating 1, chloroplastic-like isoform X1, whose amino-acid sequence MEAAALSRIGLAGLAVMGQNLALNIADKGFPISVYNRTASKVDETVGRAAVEGGLPLSGHHSPRDFVLSIARPRSVIILVKAGAPVDQTIASLSQFMDPGDSIIDGGNEWYENTERRLREAAARGLLYLGMGVSGGEDGARHGPSLMPGGHLQAYHNVQDVLARVAAQVDDGPCVTFVGEGGAGNFVKMVHNGIEYGDMQLISEAYDVLRTVGGLSNRELAEIFAEWNSGELESFLIEITADIFRVPDEHGEGELVDKILDKTGMKGTGKWTVQQAAELSVAAPTIASSLDSRYLSGLKEEREAAARVLDEAGIGGEVSGPLLGRTIDKKRLIDDVRQALYASKICSYAQGMNLLRAKSEEKGWNLNLGELARIWKGGCIIRARFLDRIKKAYERNRRLANLIVDPEFAREMVQRQGAWRRVVGLAIEAGISTPGMCSSLAYFDTYRRARLPANLVQAQRDYFGAHTYERVDRPGSFHTEWSKIARQSNAGAGSYREYAWRLCEDGILIINGYMGKP is encoded by the coding sequence ATGGAGGCGGCTGCGCTGTCGCGCATCGGGCTCGCCGGACTGGCGGTTATGGGCCAAAATCTAGCCCTCAACATCGCCGACAAGGGTTTCCCGATCTCCGTCTACAACCGCACCGCTTCCAAGGTCGACGAGACCGTCGGCCGCGCGGCGGTTGAGGGCGGCCTCCCCCTTTCCGGCCACCACTCCCCCCGCGATTTCGTCCTCTCCATCGCTCGCCCCCGCTCCGTTATCATCCTCGTCAAGGCCGGCGCCCCCGTCGACCAGACCATCGCCTCCCTCTCCCAGTTCATGGACCCCGGTGACTCCATCATCGACGGAGGCAACGAGTGGTACGAGAACACGGAGCGCCGCCTCCGCGAGGCCGCCGCCCGCGGCCTCCTCTACCTCGGCATGGGCGTCTCTGGCGGGGAGGACGGCGCCCGCCACGGCCCCTCCCTCATGCCCGGCGGCCACCTCCAGGCCTACCACAACGTCCAGGACGTCCTCGCCCGCGTTGCCGCCCAGGTCGACGACGGCCCCTGCGTCACCTTCGTCGGCGAGGGTGGCGCCGGCAACTTCGTCAAGATGGTCCACAACGGCATCGAGTACGGCGACATGCAGCTCATCTCCGAGGCCTACGACGTCCTCCGCACTGTCGGCGGCCTCTCCAACCGCGAGCTCGCCGAGATCTTCGCCGAATGGAACAGCGGTGAGCTCGAGAGCTTCCTCATCGAGATTACCGCCGACATCTTCAGGGTCCCCGACGAGCACGGCGAGGGCGAGCTGGTGGACAAGATCCTTGACAAGACCGGGATGAAGGGGACTGGGAAGTGGACGGTCCAGCAGGCGGCGGAGCTTTCGGTCGCGGCCCCCACAATCGCCTCCTCCCTCGACTCCCGATACCTCAGTGGGctcaaggaggagagggaggccgcTGCGAGAGTTCTTGACGAGGCCGGGATCGGCGGCGAGGTCTCGGGGCCGTTGTTGGGACGAACGATCGACAAGAAGCGTCTGATAGACGATGTCCGGCAGGCTCTGTATGCCTCCAAGATCTGTAGCTATGCCCAAGGGATGAACTTGCTCCGGGCCAAGAGCGAGGAGAAGGGGTGGAACCTCAATCTCGGGGAGCTGGCGAGGATCTGGAAGGGGGGTTGCATCATAAGGGCGAGGTTTTTGGACAGGATCAAAAAGGCGTACGAGAGGAACCGGAGGCTTGCGAACCTAATTGTGGACCCAGAGTTCGCGAGGGAGATGGTGCAGCGACAGGGTGCTTGGAGGAGGGTCGTGGGGCTGGCAATTGAGGCTGGAATCAGCACGCCGGGGATGTGCTCCAGTTTGGCATACTTTGACACATATCGCCGCGCTCGGCTGCCTGCAAACTTGGTGCAGGCGCAGAGAGACTACTTTGGGGCGCACACCTATGAACGTGTCGACCGCCCTGGGTCGTTCCACACTGAGTGGTCCAAGATTGCTAGGCAGAGCAATGCCGGTGCAG
- the LOC103718335 gene encoding 6-phosphogluconate dehydrogenase, decarboxylating 1, chloroplastic-like isoform X2 codes for MEAAALSRIGLAGLAVMGQNLALNIADKGFPISVYNRTASKVDETVGRAAVEGGLPLSGHHSPRDFVLSIARPRSVIILVKAGAPVDQTIASLSQFMDPGDSIIDGGNEWYENTERRLREAAARGLLYLGMGVSGGEDGARHGPSLMPGGHLQAYHNVQDVLARVAAQVDDGPCVTFVGEGGAGNFVKMVHNGIEYGDMQLISEAYDVLRTVGGLSNRELAEIFAEWNSGELESFLIEITADIFRVPDEHGEGELVDKILDKTGMKGTGKWTVQQAAELSVAAPTIASSLDSRYLSGLKEEREAAARVLDEAGIGGEVSGPLLGRTIDKKRLIDDVRQALYASKICSYAQGMNLLRAKSEEKGWNLNLGELARIWKGGCIIRARFLDRIKKAYERNRRLANLIVDPEFAREMVQRQGAWRRVVGLAIEAGISTPGMCSSLAYFDTYRRARLPANLVQAQRDYFGAHTYERVDRPGSFHTEWSKIARQSNAGAGYYFYCANEGMRYAE; via the coding sequence ATGGAGGCGGCTGCGCTGTCGCGCATCGGGCTCGCCGGACTGGCGGTTATGGGCCAAAATCTAGCCCTCAACATCGCCGACAAGGGTTTCCCGATCTCCGTCTACAACCGCACCGCTTCCAAGGTCGACGAGACCGTCGGCCGCGCGGCGGTTGAGGGCGGCCTCCCCCTTTCCGGCCACCACTCCCCCCGCGATTTCGTCCTCTCCATCGCTCGCCCCCGCTCCGTTATCATCCTCGTCAAGGCCGGCGCCCCCGTCGACCAGACCATCGCCTCCCTCTCCCAGTTCATGGACCCCGGTGACTCCATCATCGACGGAGGCAACGAGTGGTACGAGAACACGGAGCGCCGCCTCCGCGAGGCCGCCGCCCGCGGCCTCCTCTACCTCGGCATGGGCGTCTCTGGCGGGGAGGACGGCGCCCGCCACGGCCCCTCCCTCATGCCCGGCGGCCACCTCCAGGCCTACCACAACGTCCAGGACGTCCTCGCCCGCGTTGCCGCCCAGGTCGACGACGGCCCCTGCGTCACCTTCGTCGGCGAGGGTGGCGCCGGCAACTTCGTCAAGATGGTCCACAACGGCATCGAGTACGGCGACATGCAGCTCATCTCCGAGGCCTACGACGTCCTCCGCACTGTCGGCGGCCTCTCCAACCGCGAGCTCGCCGAGATCTTCGCCGAATGGAACAGCGGTGAGCTCGAGAGCTTCCTCATCGAGATTACCGCCGACATCTTCAGGGTCCCCGACGAGCACGGCGAGGGCGAGCTGGTGGACAAGATCCTTGACAAGACCGGGATGAAGGGGACTGGGAAGTGGACGGTCCAGCAGGCGGCGGAGCTTTCGGTCGCGGCCCCCACAATCGCCTCCTCCCTCGACTCCCGATACCTCAGTGGGctcaaggaggagagggaggccgcTGCGAGAGTTCTTGACGAGGCCGGGATCGGCGGCGAGGTCTCGGGGCCGTTGTTGGGACGAACGATCGACAAGAAGCGTCTGATAGACGATGTCCGGCAGGCTCTGTATGCCTCCAAGATCTGTAGCTATGCCCAAGGGATGAACTTGCTCCGGGCCAAGAGCGAGGAGAAGGGGTGGAACCTCAATCTCGGGGAGCTGGCGAGGATCTGGAAGGGGGGTTGCATCATAAGGGCGAGGTTTTTGGACAGGATCAAAAAGGCGTACGAGAGGAACCGGAGGCTTGCGAACCTAATTGTGGACCCAGAGTTCGCGAGGGAGATGGTGCAGCGACAGGGTGCTTGGAGGAGGGTCGTGGGGCTGGCAATTGAGGCTGGAATCAGCACGCCGGGGATGTGCTCCAGTTTGGCATACTTTGACACATATCGCCGCGCTCGGCTGCCTGCAAACTTGGTGCAGGCGCAGAGAGACTACTTTGGGGCGCACACCTATGAACGTGTCGACCGCCCTGGGTCGTTCCACACTGAGTGGTCCAAGATTGCTAGGCAGAGCAATGCCGGTGCAG
- the LOC103718335 gene encoding 6-phosphogluconate dehydrogenase, decarboxylating 1, chloroplastic-like isoform X4: protein MEAAALSRIGLAGLAVMGQNLALNIADKGFPISVYNRTASKVDETVGRAAVEGGLPLSGHHSPRDFVLSIARPRSVIILVKAGAPVDQTIASLSQFMDPGDSIIDGGNEWYENTERRLREAAARGLLYLGMGVSGGEDGARHGPSLMPGGHLQAYHNVQDVLARVAAQVDDGPCVTFVGEGGAGNFVKMVHNGIEYGDMQLISEAYDVLRTVGGLSNRELAEIFAEWNSGELESFLIEITADIFRVPDEHGEGELVDKILDKTGMKGTGKWTVQQAAELSVAAPTIASSLDSRYLSGLKEEREAAARVLDEAGIGGEVSGPLLGRTIDKKRLIDDVRQALYASKICSYAQGMNLLRAKSEEKGWNLNLGELARIWKGGCIIRARFLDRIKKAYERNRRLANLIVDPEFAREMVQRQGAWRRVVGLAIEAGISTPGMCSSLAYFDTYRRARLPANLVQAQRDYFGAHTYERVDRPGSFHTEWSKIARQSNAGAGGL from the coding sequence ATGGAGGCGGCTGCGCTGTCGCGCATCGGGCTCGCCGGACTGGCGGTTATGGGCCAAAATCTAGCCCTCAACATCGCCGACAAGGGTTTCCCGATCTCCGTCTACAACCGCACCGCTTCCAAGGTCGACGAGACCGTCGGCCGCGCGGCGGTTGAGGGCGGCCTCCCCCTTTCCGGCCACCACTCCCCCCGCGATTTCGTCCTCTCCATCGCTCGCCCCCGCTCCGTTATCATCCTCGTCAAGGCCGGCGCCCCCGTCGACCAGACCATCGCCTCCCTCTCCCAGTTCATGGACCCCGGTGACTCCATCATCGACGGAGGCAACGAGTGGTACGAGAACACGGAGCGCCGCCTCCGCGAGGCCGCCGCCCGCGGCCTCCTCTACCTCGGCATGGGCGTCTCTGGCGGGGAGGACGGCGCCCGCCACGGCCCCTCCCTCATGCCCGGCGGCCACCTCCAGGCCTACCACAACGTCCAGGACGTCCTCGCCCGCGTTGCCGCCCAGGTCGACGACGGCCCCTGCGTCACCTTCGTCGGCGAGGGTGGCGCCGGCAACTTCGTCAAGATGGTCCACAACGGCATCGAGTACGGCGACATGCAGCTCATCTCCGAGGCCTACGACGTCCTCCGCACTGTCGGCGGCCTCTCCAACCGCGAGCTCGCCGAGATCTTCGCCGAATGGAACAGCGGTGAGCTCGAGAGCTTCCTCATCGAGATTACCGCCGACATCTTCAGGGTCCCCGACGAGCACGGCGAGGGCGAGCTGGTGGACAAGATCCTTGACAAGACCGGGATGAAGGGGACTGGGAAGTGGACGGTCCAGCAGGCGGCGGAGCTTTCGGTCGCGGCCCCCACAATCGCCTCCTCCCTCGACTCCCGATACCTCAGTGGGctcaaggaggagagggaggccgcTGCGAGAGTTCTTGACGAGGCCGGGATCGGCGGCGAGGTCTCGGGGCCGTTGTTGGGACGAACGATCGACAAGAAGCGTCTGATAGACGATGTCCGGCAGGCTCTGTATGCCTCCAAGATCTGTAGCTATGCCCAAGGGATGAACTTGCTCCGGGCCAAGAGCGAGGAGAAGGGGTGGAACCTCAATCTCGGGGAGCTGGCGAGGATCTGGAAGGGGGGTTGCATCATAAGGGCGAGGTTTTTGGACAGGATCAAAAAGGCGTACGAGAGGAACCGGAGGCTTGCGAACCTAATTGTGGACCCAGAGTTCGCGAGGGAGATGGTGCAGCGACAGGGTGCTTGGAGGAGGGTCGTGGGGCTGGCAATTGAGGCTGGAATCAGCACGCCGGGGATGTGCTCCAGTTTGGCATACTTTGACACATATCGCCGCGCTCGGCTGCCTGCAAACTTGGTGCAGGCGCAGAGAGACTACTTTGGGGCGCACACCTATGAACGTGTCGACCGCCCTGGGTCGTTCCACACTGAGTGGTCCAAGATTGCTAGGCAGAGCAATGCCGGTGCAG
- the LOC103718341 gene encoding protein LAZY 1 isoform X2, whose translation MKLLGWMHRKLRQNSGDGFKDLPGGGTCNCLSGRPSLEEEHNRRRHQLNAFPSRSLRLPAAVEFVEEGGGGGGGREQAVEDLFGGLLAIGTLGIGTGPIEEEETAVEEEEEAATPGFGAGATVEAITEKQAEATTETDLMVVSAELEKVLAAETEKATAAAGGGGDRLSSARPSHVSAGSSACPLQGFLFGSPIEIAETAPAAAGRRERRASLGELFMRSRMAEEGGGKREETTAAGGGVTAIGDGDGRSTAGMHLMKKLKRRGSRGLGGGPGEASAAETPFQKILQIFHRKVHPENSVAAKKTARSGKKNGGGNDFHGCGGAAIAASKSICRKEGTPNFKSCSNAPPLAISGSGSNANREHWIKTDADCK comes from the exons ATGAAG CTGCTGGGTTGGATGCACCGCAAGCTCCGGCAGAATAGCGGCGATGGGTTCAAAGACCTTCCGGGAG GCGGCACGTGCAATTGCCTCTCGGGGCGGCCGTCGCTTGAGGAGGAGCACAACCGCCGGCGACACCAGTTAAACGCTTTCCCGTCGCGGAGCCTCCGCCTGCCGGCTGCGGTGGAGTTTGTCGAAGagggaggcggcggaggagggggaAGGGAACAGGCAGTGGAGGACCTTTTCGGAGGGCTGCTCGCCATCGGGACTCTAGGGATCGGGACGGGACCGatcgaggaggaggagacggcggtggaggaggaggaggaggcggcgacGCCGGGGTTCGGTGCGGGGGCGACGGTGGAGGCGATCACGGAGAAGCAGGCGGAGGCGACGACGGAGACGGATCTGATGGTGGTGAGCGCGGAGCTGGAGAAGGTGCTGGCGGCGGAGACGGAGAAAGCCACCGCCGCcgctggcggcggcggcgaccgCCTCTCTTCCGCCAGGCCCAGCCACGTCAGCGCCGGATCGTCGGCGTGCCCCCTCCAAGGATTCCTCTTCGGGTCTCCGATCGAGATCGCGGAGACGGCGCCGGCGGCCGCCGGGCGGAGGGAGCGGAGGGCCTCGCTTGGAGAGCTGTTCATGAGGAGCCGGATGGCGGAGGAGGGCGGTGGGAAGAGGGAGGAAACGACGGCAGCCGGAGGCGGCGTCACCGCCATCGGCGATGGGGACGGGAGGTCGACGGCCGGGATGCACCTGATGAAGAAGCTGAAGCGTCGCGGATCTAGAGGCCTCGGCGGCGGGCCCGGGGAGGCCTCGGCGGCGGAGACCCCGTTCCAGAAG ATCCTGCAAATCTTCCACCGGAAAGTTCACCCTGAGAACTCCGTTGCAGCCAAGAAAACTGCAAGGTCAGGCAAGAAGAATGGTGGAGGAAATGACTTCCATGGTTGCGGGGGCGCCGCGATAGCTGCTTCCAAGAGCATTTGCAGAAAGGAAGGAACTCCAAACTTCAAGTCTTGCTCTAATGCTCCACCTCTCGCCATCAGTGGAAGCGGCTCTAATGCCAACCGCGAGCATTGGATCAAGACCGATGCAGACTGTAAGTGA
- the LOC103718341 gene encoding protein LAZY 1 isoform X1, translated as MKLLGWMHRKLRQNSGDGFKDLPGGGTCNCLSGRPSLEEEHNRRRHQLNAFPSRSLRLPAAVEFVEEGGGGGGGREQAVEDLFGGLLAIGTLGIGTGPIEEEETAVEEEEEAATPGFGAGATVEAITEKQAEATTETDLMVVSAELEKVLAAETEKATAAAGGGGDRLSSARPSHVSAGSSACPLQGFLFGSPIEIAETAPAAAGRRERRASLGELFMRSRMAEEGGGKREETTAAGGGVTAIGDGDGRSTAGMHLMKKLKRRGSRGLGGGPGEASAAETPFQKILQIFHRKVHPENSVAAKKTARSGKKNGGGNDFHGCGGAAIAASKSICRKEGTPNFKSCSNAPPLAISGSGSNANREHWIKTDADYLVLEL; from the exons ATGAAG CTGCTGGGTTGGATGCACCGCAAGCTCCGGCAGAATAGCGGCGATGGGTTCAAAGACCTTCCGGGAG GCGGCACGTGCAATTGCCTCTCGGGGCGGCCGTCGCTTGAGGAGGAGCACAACCGCCGGCGACACCAGTTAAACGCTTTCCCGTCGCGGAGCCTCCGCCTGCCGGCTGCGGTGGAGTTTGTCGAAGagggaggcggcggaggagggggaAGGGAACAGGCAGTGGAGGACCTTTTCGGAGGGCTGCTCGCCATCGGGACTCTAGGGATCGGGACGGGACCGatcgaggaggaggagacggcggtggaggaggaggaggaggcggcgacGCCGGGGTTCGGTGCGGGGGCGACGGTGGAGGCGATCACGGAGAAGCAGGCGGAGGCGACGACGGAGACGGATCTGATGGTGGTGAGCGCGGAGCTGGAGAAGGTGCTGGCGGCGGAGACGGAGAAAGCCACCGCCGCcgctggcggcggcggcgaccgCCTCTCTTCCGCCAGGCCCAGCCACGTCAGCGCCGGATCGTCGGCGTGCCCCCTCCAAGGATTCCTCTTCGGGTCTCCGATCGAGATCGCGGAGACGGCGCCGGCGGCCGCCGGGCGGAGGGAGCGGAGGGCCTCGCTTGGAGAGCTGTTCATGAGGAGCCGGATGGCGGAGGAGGGCGGTGGGAAGAGGGAGGAAACGACGGCAGCCGGAGGCGGCGTCACCGCCATCGGCGATGGGGACGGGAGGTCGACGGCCGGGATGCACCTGATGAAGAAGCTGAAGCGTCGCGGATCTAGAGGCCTCGGCGGCGGGCCCGGGGAGGCCTCGGCGGCGGAGACCCCGTTCCAGAAG ATCCTGCAAATCTTCCACCGGAAAGTTCACCCTGAGAACTCCGTTGCAGCCAAGAAAACTGCAAGGTCAGGCAAGAAGAATGGTGGAGGAAATGACTTCCATGGTTGCGGGGGCGCCGCGATAGCTGCTTCCAAGAGCATTTGCAGAAAGGAAGGAACTCCAAACTTCAAGTCTTGCTCTAATGCTCCACCTCTCGCCATCAGTGGAAGCGGCTCTAATGCCAACCGCGAGCATTGGATCAAGACCGATGCAGACT ATCTGGTGTTGGAGCTTTAG